In Oncorhynchus clarkii lewisi isolate Uvic-CL-2024 chromosome 16, UVic_Ocla_1.0, whole genome shotgun sequence, one genomic interval encodes:
- the LOC139367543 gene encoding myosin regulatory light chain 2, skeletal muscle, whose amino-acid sequence MAPKKAKKRQQQGEGGSSNVFSMFEQSQIQEYKEAFTIIDQNRDGIISKDDLRDVLATMGQLNVKNEELEAMIKEASGPINFTVFLTMFGEKLKGADPEDVIVSAFKVLDPEATGFIKKEFIEELLTTQCDRFTAEEMSNLWAAFPPDVAGNVDYKQICYVITHGEEKEDE is encoded by the exons ATG GCACCCAAGAAAGCCAAGAAGAGACAGCAGCAGGGAGAGGGTGGATCCTCCAATGTGTTCTCCATGTTTGAGCAGAGCCAGATTCAGGAGTACAAGGAG GCTTTCACAATCATTGATCAGAACAGAGATGGAATCATCAGCAAGGATGATCTTAGGGACGTGCTGGCCACTATGGGTCAACTGAACGTGAAGAATGAGGAGCTGGAAGCCATGATCAAGGAGGCCAGCGGCCCCATCAACTTCACCGTCTTCCTCACCATGTTCGGCGAGAAGCTGAAGG GTGCTGATCCCGAGGATGTTATCGTGAGCGCTTTCAAGGTCCTGGACCCCGAGGCTACCGGCTTCATCAAGAAGGAATT CATTGAGGAGCTCCTGACCACCCAGTGCGACAGGTTCACCGCTGAGGAG ATGTCCAACCTGTGGGCTGCCTTTCCCCCAGATGTGGCTGGCAACGTAGACTATAAACAGATCTGCTATGTCATCACACacggagaggagaaggaggatgagTAA
- the LOC139368264 gene encoding post-GPI attachment to proteins factor 3, with protein sequence MASPLPPCTAVIYSALAIVALLLLTATAVNASQGDKEPVYQDCVTQCVRTNCTGARLRGFQSTQAPYMALTGWTCRDDCRYQCMWQTVGLYQAEGYSIPQFHGKWPFARFLCFEEPASALASLLNGLACLLMLLRYRSSVPRQSPMYYTITAFSLVSLNAWFWSTVFHTRDTYLTEKMDYFCASAVILYSIYLCCVRTLGLKRPGVSSMVGVLLILAFTSHVSYLTFVSFDYGYNMAANATIGIVNLLWWLCWCWQNRRTLPYWWKCGVVVVLLHGLALLELLDFPPLFWVLDAHAVWHLSTVPVHFLFYSFLIDDSLHLLNTEKTGVKLE encoded by the exons ATGGCCTCGCCACTGCCCCCCTGCACAGCTGTCATATACTCTGCCCTGGCAATCGTCGCTCTTCTCCTGCTCACGGCGACTGCTGTGAATGCCTCCCAAGGCGACAAGGAGCCAGTTTACCAAGACTGTGTCACGCAATGTGTCCGGACCAACTGCACCGGAGCTCGGCTCAGAGGTTTTCAGTCTACACAGGCGCCTTACATGGCGCTGACAG GCTGGACGTGTCGTGATGACTGCCGGTACCAGTGCATGTGGCAAACAGTGGGACTTTACCAGGCTGAAGGCTACAGCATCCCACAGTTCCATGGAAAG TGGCCATTTGCGCGGTTCCTGTGCTTCGAGGAGCCAGCATCTGCTCTGGCCTCTCTGCTCAACGGCCTGGCCTGCCTTCTGATGCTGCTGCGCTACCGCAGCTCTGTGCCACGCCAGAGCCCTATGTACTACACCATCACCGCCTTCTCTCTG GTTTCTCTCAATGCTTGGTTCTGGTCCACAGTGTTCCACACCCGGGACACCTATCTCACCGAG aaaatggactacttctGTGCATCTGCTGTCATCCTCTACTCCATCTACTTATGCTGTGTGAG GACGTTGGGGCTGAAGAGGCCGGGGGTGTCCAGCATGGTAGGGGTTCTGCTCATCCTGGCCTTCACCTCCCACGTGTCTTACCTGACCTTCGTCAGCTTCGACTATGGTTACAACATGGCTGCCAACGCCACCATAG GCATAGTGAACCTGCTGTGGTGGCTGTGTTGGTGCTGGCAGAACCGGCGGACACTGCCCTACTGGTGGAAGTGTGgcgtggtggtggtgctgctccATGGCCTGGCCCTGCTGGAGTTGCTCGACTTCCCGCCGCTGTTCTGGGTCCTGGATGCCCATGCAGTCTGGCACCTCAGCACTGTGCCTGTGCATTTCCTCTTTTACAG TTTCTTGATAGACGACAGTCTCCATCTACTCAACACAGAGAAGACTGGTGTGAAACTGGAGTAG
- the LOC139368265 gene encoding sesquipedalian-1-like, translated as MKITGKILTHFQSCSSPVDKEGYLYKKGERNTSYQKRWFMLKANLLFYKDRPNHRDLLGVIVLEGCSVQLCESEEQFAFSLVWSGEPGLRTYKLAAEDQPSQESWIRALLSANHGYLAALVMDLEKQYKEAMKAFPGDPSQQSTLAGPNTERPTQSLIWLNSGTATLSQYLGPSVGAGHSFSTNEMLQVPPISSKPTNKRSPKLWPKRNANVVPINVPSPPQGEWSVTGSGPKVEFSELHEDFGKEVKELIADWLRRGQKDVIQEEDLIDFG; from the exons GGTGAGAGAAACACTTCCTATCAGAAGCGCTGGTTCATGCTGAAGGCAAACCTGCTCTTCTACAAGGACCGGCCCAACCACCGTGACCTGCTTGGCGTCATTGTTTTGGAGGGCTGCTCAGTGCAGCTGTGCGAGTCTGAGGAGCAGTTTGCCTTTTCGCTGGTGTGGAGCGGTGAACCGGGCCTGCGCACCTACAAGCTAGCCGCAGAGGACCAGCCCAGCCAGGAGAGCTGGATCAGGGCCCTGCTGTCGGCCAACCACGGCTACCTGGCCGCGCTGGTCATGGATCTGGAGAAACAGTACAAAG AGGCCATGAAAGCATTTCCTGGTGACCCGTCCCAACAGTCTACACTGGCTGGCCCAAACACAGAGAGGCCAACTCAGTCGCTGATTTGGCTGAACTCTGGGACCGCGACCCTTTCACAGTACCTAGGGCCAAGTGTGGGAGCCGGGCATAGCTTTAGCACAAATGAAATGCTACAAGTTCCTCCCATTTCCTCTAAACCAACCAATAAGAGGTCTCCAAAACTCTGGCCCAAGAGAAATGCAAATGTTGTACCTATTAATGTCCCATCCCCACCCCAAGGGGAGTGGTCAGTGACTGGGTCAGGACCCAAGGTGGAATTTAGCGAACTACACGAGGACTTTGGCAAGGAGGTGAAGGAGCTGATTGCTGATTGGTTGAGACGGGGACAGAAAGATGTAATTCAGGAAGAAGACTTAATTGATTTTGGTTGA